In the genome of Candoia aspera isolate rCanAsp1 chromosome 1, rCanAsp1.hap2, whole genome shotgun sequence, one region contains:
- the CALCB gene encoding calcitonin gene-related peptide 2 isoform X1: MAVLKISSLLAVYALVACQMENGQAVPLRAGFEPVTDRGALGDYEARRLLNALVKEYVQMTAEEPDQGSEGKSLDRPISKRCANLSTCVLGKLSQELHKLQTYPRTDVGAGTPGKKRNVLSELENERYANYEEALGSN, encoded by the exons ATGGCTGTGCTGAAGATCTCCTCGCTCCTCGCCGTCTACGCTTTGGTAGCCTGCCAGATGGAGAACGGCCAGGCAGTCCCGCTCAG AGCGGGCTTCGAGCCTGTCACCGACCGAGGCGCCCTGGGGGACTACGAAGCCCGGAGGTTACTCAACGCCCTGGTGAAGGAATACGTCCAGATGACAGCGGAAGAGCCGGACCAGGGCAGCGAAGGCAAGAG cTTGGATAGACCCATTTCCAAACGTTGTGCCAACCTGAGCACTTGTGTGTTGGGCAAACTGTCTCAAGAATTGCACAAGTTGCAAACTTACCCTCGTACTGACGTCGGGGCTGGGACGCCTGGCAAGAAAAGGAATGTGTTGAGTGAGCTGGAAAATGAACGCTATGCAAACTACGAGGAAGCCCTCGGAAGCAACTAG
- the CALCB gene encoding calcitonin gene-related peptide 2 isoform X2, with the protein MAVLKISSLLAVYALVACQMENGQAVPLRAGFEPVTDRGALGDYEARRLLNALVKEYVQMTAEEPDQGSEGKSITAQKRACNTATCVTHRLADFLSRSGGVGKSTFVPTNVGSKAFGRRRRNVQI; encoded by the exons ATGGCTGTGCTGAAGATCTCCTCGCTCCTCGCCGTCTACGCTTTGGTAGCCTGCCAGATGGAGAACGGCCAGGCAGTCCCGCTCAG AGCGGGCTTCGAGCCTGTCACCGACCGAGGCGCCCTGGGGGACTACGAAGCCCGGAGGTTACTCAACGCCCTGGTGAAGGAATACGTCCAGATGACAGCGGAAGAGCCGGACCAGGGCAGCGAAGGCAAGAG cataaCAGCCCAGAAGAGAGCATGTAACACGGCGACTTGCGTGACCCATCGCTTGGCAGATTTCCTGAGCAGATCAGGAGGTGTGGGCAAGAGCACATTTGTACCTACCAATGTTGGATCCAAAGCTTTTGGTAGGCGAAGAAGAAATGTACAGATCTAA